Within the Gammaproteobacteria bacterium genome, the region ATCGGCCTAACCCTGGTGAAGAAGATCGTGGAGAGCGTGGGCGGGCATATCACATTGGAATCAGAGGTGGGACAAGGAGCGACATTCCGCTTCACTTGGCCCAAGTTAATCGAAGAAAAGGAGGATGCATGAAAGACAATTCGGTGAATATACTCCTGGTGGAAGACGACGAAGTCGACGCCATGAACGTCAAACGGGCGTTCAAGAAGACCAATATCTGCAACCCGTTATTTCATGCAGGGAACGGCCTGGAGGCCTTGGACATGCTGCGCGGTACGGGCGGGGTGGAAAAGATCATCCCCAAGCCGCGCATCATCCTCCTGGACCTCAATATGCCGCGCATGAACGGCATCGAGTTCCTGCATGAACTGCGTGCCGATCCCGAATTGCACGATATCAGTGTGGTGGTGCTGACCACCTCAAATGAGGAACGCGACAAGGTGGCGGCCTACAACCTCAACGTCGCGGGTTACATTTTGAAGCCCGTGGAGCCGGAAAGATTCATTGAGGCAATTGGCACCCTGAATCTATATTGGAATCTCATCGAGCTGCCCTGAGCCATGAACGAACTGTTGCGCATATTGATCATTGACGACGACGACGTGGATCGCATGACGGTCCTTCGTGCGTGCAAATCGGCCGGGGTCATCATGCACGCGGAAGAAGCGCCCAACGGCAAGATAGGGCTGGAGTTATTGAAAACGCATACCTTCGACTGCGTCTTCCTTGATTATCTCCTGCCGGACAGTGATGGTCTCACAATCTTGCGCGCGGCGCGGACTGCGGGTGTCGACACGCCGATCGTCATGCTCACGGGTCACGGTGATGAGCGCCTTGCGGTGGAGATGATGCAGGCAGGCGCCAACGATTACCTACCCAAAGGCAAGATTTCGCCGGAGAGCCTCGCCCACAGCCTGCGGCACGCAATGCGCCTGCACCAAGCGGAGATCGATCGGCAAGCAGTAGAACGAAAGCTACAAGCGTCCAATCGACGCATCACCGATATCCTGGAGAGCATCAGCGATGCGTTCTTCGCGGTGACCAGTGATTGGTGCGTGACCTATGTAAACAAAGAGGCGGAGCGCCTGCTTCAGTCCCGGCGCGCGGACCTGCTTGACCAAAACCTCCTGGAACGCCTACCCCATTTTTCCCCCTGGTTCCGCGAGGCGCTGATCAAGGCCATGAGCCAGAAAACGCCACTCACCGCCGAGGGTTTCGACGCACAGTCTGGACTATGGATTGAGGCCCACAGCTACCCAGGTAACGATGGCATCTCGGTCTACTTCCACGACATCACAGAACGCAAACAGGCTGAAGAACGACTCAGCTTTCTCGCCAATTACGACGCCCTCACGAGCCTGCCCAACCGCATCCTGCTCAAAGACCGGCTCGCCCAGGCGCTTGCCCGCCTGCCCTGGCAGAATCGTGTACTGGGCGTGTTGTTCTGCGATCTGGACCGCTTCAAGATAGTAAACGACACCCTGGGGCACAACGTTGGCGACCACTTGCTCAAGGAAATGGCACGACGCCTCAAACAGTGCGTGCGCAGCGGCGACACCGTGGCGCGCCTTGGTGGCGACGAATTCGTGATCCTGCTCACCGATATGGCGCGCGCCGAGGACGTCGGCACCATTGCGCAAAAGATCATCGAATCCTTGGGCCAGCCCCTGAACCTGGAAGGGCAAGAGGTTTTTGTCACCGCAAGCGTCGGCATCAGCCTCTATCCCACCGACAGCGCCGACCCCGACACCTTGCTCAAAAAGGCGGATGTGGCTATGTACCGCGCCAAGGACATGGGCAAGAACGGCTATCAATTCTATTCGCCCATGATGGACGCCAAACACACGCAACGTCTCAGCCTGGAGAGCGCTATGCGCCATGGGTTGGCGCGGGAAGAATTCCGCGTATTTTACCAACCTCTGGTGGAGTTGGTCTCTGGCCGCATCGTCGGCGCCGAAGCACTAATACGCTGGCAACACCCCGAGCTGGGCATGATCTCGCCGATGGATTTTCTACCGCTGGCCGAAGAAACAGGGTTGATCATTCCCATCGGCAACTGGGTGCTGCACACGGCCTGCGCCCAGGCACAGGCTTGGGCTACGAGCGGGCATCACGGGCTGCGCATGGCGGTCAACTTATCCAACCGTCAGTACCGCCAGGATAATCTGCTCGGCGCAGTACGTAATGCTTTGGAAAGAACGGGACTGGCACCAACGTGCCTCGAACTCGAGTTGACCGAGGAGATAGTAATGCGCAACATGAAGCACTCCTCGGCCCTGCTGGAGAGCATCCGCGCCATGGGCATCGCACTCGCCATCGATGACTTCGGCACCGGTTACTCTTCTTTAGGCCACTTGCGTCGCTTCCCAATTCAAACCGTCAAAGTCGACCGCTCCTTCATCACCGATCTGCCCGGCAACACGGACGCCGCAGCCATCACCGAGGCTATCATCGCCATGGCTCACAAGCTCAAGTTGGAAGTGGTCGCCGAGGGAGTGGAGACAGAGGCGCAACGGGCCTTCCTCCAGGAGCAGGGGTGCGACGTCATGCAGGGTTATCTGTTCAGCCCGCCAGTCCCGGCCGAGAAATGGGACGCGCTGTGGCTGAAACAATCAGCCACGTACTGGACAGCCTGATTGTGTTGAATACCAGCGGCCACATCATGCGCGTGTACCAGGCCACCTTGCGATCGAGTCTCCTTCCTCCGTGAATGATCTTCTGCGCATATTGATCATTGACGATGACGATGTGGATCGCATGACGATCCTCCGTGCCTGCAAATCGGCCGGGCTCAATATTGAGGCAACGGAAGCGCAAAACGGTAAGGCTGGCCTGGAACTATTGCAAATGCAAGCCTTCGATTGCGCCTTCCTCGATTATCTCCTGCCGGACAGTGATGGCCTCAAAATCTTGCGCGCGGCACGGGCCGCAGGCGTTGCCACGCCGATTGTCATGCTCACTGGCCACGGTGATGAAAGACTGGCGGTGGAGATGATGCAGGCAGGTGCCAATGATTACCTGCCCAAGGGTAATATTTCACCCGAGAAACTCGCCCACAGCCTGCGGCACGCAATGCGCCTGCACCAGGCGGAGATGGATCGGCAAGCAGTAGAACGAGAGCTACAAGCATCCAATCGACGCATCACCGATATCCTGGAGAGCATCAGCGACGCATTCTTCGCAGTGGCCGATGATTGGCATGTGACATATATAAACAAAGAAGCAGAGCGCCTGCTCCAAACGCAACGGGAGAACCTGCTGGATCACAATCTCTGGGATCGCCTACCCCTCTTCGCGCCATGGTTCCGCGAGGCCCTGATCAAGGTAATGATCCAGAAAGCGCCGCTCACCACCGAGGGTTTTGACGCACAGTCTGGGCTATGGATCGAGGCCCACAGCTACCCAGGCAATGATGGCATTTCAGTCTACTTCCGCGATATCACAGAACGCAAGAAAGCCGAGACAGGCATTCTGCAATACAATCTTGAGCTTAGTGAGTTGAATCAAAAACTCCAGGAAGCTCAAAATCAACTGCTGCAGTCAGAAAAAATGGCTGCGGTCGGTCAACTGGCGGCAGGCGTGGCGCACGAGATTAACAATCCAATCGGTTATGTGCACTCCAACTTGGGCACACTGGAAAAGTATCTACAGGATGTGTTTGGCATGCTTGATGTGTATGAGCAGGCAGAGTCTATGATTGCCGATGGGACGGTATTGTCGCGGTTGCAGGCAGCCAAACAGAAATTTGGTTTGGGATTCATGAAAGAAGATGTGCCCGCATTGATGAGCGAGTCGAAAGAAGGGATTACACGCGTCAAAAAAATTGTGCAGGACTTGAAGGACTTCTCCCATGTGGATGCCACGGAAGAATGGCAGTGGACGGACTTGAGAAAGGGAATAGATAGCACGCTGAGCATCGTTAACAACGAGATAAAATACAAGGCGCAAGTCGTGAAGGAATATGGCGTTATCCCGGAGGTGGAATGCCTGTCCCCGCAGCTTAACCAGGTATTCATGAACCTGTTGGTGAACGCGGCGCATGCCATTGAAGCGCGGGGTACGATCACCATCCGTACCGGCATCGAGGGCGAGGAAGTGTGGGTAGAAGTGGCGGATACCGGCAAGGGCATTGCCCAGGAAAACCTGAAACGGATATTTGATCCGTTTTTTACCACCAAGCCAATAGGCAAAGGTACAGGTCTGGGATTGTCGCTGTCGTATGGGATTATCCAGAAGCATCATGGGAGGATTGAGGTGAAAAGCGAAGTGGGTAAAGGAACGACGTTCAGGGTATGCCTGCCGATAAAGCAGGTTTTTTCGGCGACAAGTGCGGTGTCAGGTTGACGAACAAAAGCAGCATGCTGACGACTTTAGCACCTCTATTTCAAAAAGGGGAAGTGCAAGACACTTATCGACCCACTATACACTTCACCGTCATTGAGATACCCGCTAAACCACCGCGCTGCCTGGTGCGCGACCTCTTCCAGTGTACCCGGCTCCTCAAACAGGTGCGTGGCGCCGGGAACGATGACCAGTTCCTTTTGGCAATCCAGGTATGCGTAGGCCTGCTGGTTTAACTCAATGACCACATCGTCAAAGCCGCCTACCAATAACAAAGTTGGTGCCTTGACCCTGCTTAACTCATCAGCCCCCGCCATGTCGGGTCGTCCGCCGCGAGATACCACGGCGCCGATCTTCCCGGGTAATTGGGCTGCAACCATCAGCGCCGCTGCAGCGCCAGTGCTGGCACCGAATAGACCGATGTGCAGTGTCTGGGTTTGAGGAGCCTCGTCAAGCCAGTGGACAGCGGCAAGCAGGCGCTGGGTGAGCAGGGGGATATTGAAGCGGTTTGCATAATCGCTGTCTTCCTCGCGGGTTAACAGGTCGATCAGCAACGTACCCAAGCCTGACTCACGCAGCACCCCAGCCACATAATTGTTGCGTGGACTGTGGCGGCTACTGCCGCTGCCATGGGCGAACAGCACAACGCCCTGGGCATCTTGTGGCACTTCCAGCATTCCTTCCAGGCTGACTGCGCCGGCGGGAATGTGTACCAGTTGTTTCAGCATAGTAATTACCTCCTGCTTACTATATTTCAACCCACACTGCACGGGAAGGCATAGCCGAGAGGATAAGGAATGTTAGGCCGCATACCAAAGCACTGCGAAGTAATGGCAGGTGGTGCCTGCTATCACAAACAGGTGCCAGATCAGGTGGCCATACCGCAGCCGCGAATCGGTTGCGAAAAAGGCTACACCGGCTGTGTAAGACAAGCCTCCCGCAAGCAACCAGAGCAAGCCCGTTGTCGGCACTCTGGCAAGCAACGGATCGACCGCGATCACAATGACCCAGCCCATCAAGAGATAAAGGCTGGTGGAGAATATCGGATGGGCGGCTTTATCGAATGCCTTCATTGCCACCCCGGCTACGGCAAGGCTCCAAACAACCCCGAAAAGCGTCCAGCCCCATGCGCCACGAAGCACCCCCAGCGTGAACGGCGTGTACGGTAGTTGTCAAGCTAGTTGTCGCCTGAATGCTTGAATTTATGCTGCCTTTTTGAGTTCTAAATTTTCCTCCTTTGGATCGGTTTTTTCGGCGACTTGTTGATCGGGATTCAAGTGAACTACGCGGACTGGCCGCCAGTTTCGAGTAACGCCACTCCAACGCTCTGGATGCCTTTTCTTCGCTGCTTCATAGACGTCGACGCGCTTCTGTAGCAACGCGGTGTCCAGGCCCGCATGGCGCTCTGCGGGGGTAACGAATCTGATGGCACTGTGACGATGTTCATGGTTGTACCAATGAACAAATGTGCTGACCCACTGCCTGGCGGCAATGAGACTTTCAAACGGTCGGAAGGGATAGACTGGCCGGTATTTCAACGTCTTGAATAGCGACTCCGAAAAAGGATTGTCATTGCTGACCGCCGGGCGACTGAACGATGGCATCACGCCCAGCGCTTGCAGGGTGGCCAGCATCGTGGCGCCTTTCATCGGGCTGCCA harbors:
- a CDS encoding response regulator, with the translated sequence MKDNSVNILLVEDDEVDAMNVKRAFKKTNICNPLFHAGNGLEALDMLRGTGGVEKIIPKPRIILLDLNMPRMNGIEFLHELRADPELHDISVVVLTTSNEERDKVAAYNLNVAGYILKPVEPERFIEAIGTLNLYWNLIELP
- a CDS encoding EAL domain-containing protein, which gives rise to MNELLRILIIDDDDVDRMTVLRACKSAGVIMHAEEAPNGKIGLELLKTHTFDCVFLDYLLPDSDGLTILRAARTAGVDTPIVMLTGHGDERLAVEMMQAGANDYLPKGKISPESLAHSLRHAMRLHQAEIDRQAVERKLQASNRRITDILESISDAFFAVTSDWCVTYVNKEAERLLQSRRADLLDQNLLERLPHFSPWFREALIKAMSQKTPLTAEGFDAQSGLWIEAHSYPGNDGISVYFHDITERKQAEERLSFLANYDALTSLPNRILLKDRLAQALARLPWQNRVLGVLFCDLDRFKIVNDTLGHNVGDHLLKEMARRLKQCVRSGDTVARLGGDEFVILLTDMARAEDVGTIAQKIIESLGQPLNLEGQEVFVTASVGISLYPTDSADPDTLLKKADVAMYRAKDMGKNGYQFYSPMMDAKHTQRLSLESAMRHGLAREEFRVFYQPLVELVSGRIVGAEALIRWQHPELGMISPMDFLPLAEETGLIIPIGNWVLHTACAQAQAWATSGHHGLRMAVNLSNRQYRQDNLLGAVRNALERTGLAPTCLELELTEEIVMRNMKHSSALLESIRAMGIALAIDDFGTGYSSLGHLRRFPIQTVKVDRSFITDLPGNTDAAAITEAIIAMAHKLKLEVVAEGVETEAQRAFLQEQGCDVMQGYLFSPPVPAEKWDALWLKQSATYWTA
- a CDS encoding ATP-binding protein, translating into MNDLLRILIIDDDDVDRMTILRACKSAGLNIEATEAQNGKAGLELLQMQAFDCAFLDYLLPDSDGLKILRAARAAGVATPIVMLTGHGDERLAVEMMQAGANDYLPKGNISPEKLAHSLRHAMRLHQAEMDRQAVERELQASNRRITDILESISDAFFAVADDWHVTYINKEAERLLQTQRENLLDHNLWDRLPLFAPWFREALIKVMIQKAPLTTEGFDAQSGLWIEAHSYPGNDGISVYFRDITERKKAETGILQYNLELSELNQKLQEAQNQLLQSEKMAAVGQLAAGVAHEINNPIGYVHSNLGTLEKYLQDVFGMLDVYEQAESMIADGTVLSRLQAAKQKFGLGFMKEDVPALMSESKEGITRVKKIVQDLKDFSHVDATEEWQWTDLRKGIDSTLSIVNNEIKYKAQVVKEYGVIPEVECLSPQLNQVFMNLLVNAAHAIEARGTITIRTGIEGEEVWVEVADTGKGIAQENLKRIFDPFFTTKPIGKGTGLGLSLSYGIIQKHHGRIEVKSEVGKGTTFRVCLPIKQVFSATSAVSG
- a CDS encoding dienelactone hydrolase family protein, coding for MLKQLVHIPAGAVSLEGMLEVPQDAQGVVLFAHGSGSSRHSPRNNYVAGVLRESGLGTLLIDLLTREEDSDYANRFNIPLLTQRLLAAVHWLDEAPQTQTLHIGLFGASTGAAAALMVAAQLPGKIGAVVSRGGRPDMAGADELSRVKAPTLLLVGGFDDVVIELNQQAYAYLDCQKELVIVPGATHLFEEPGTLEEVAHQAARWFSGYLNDGEVYSGSISVLHFPFLK